TGCCGTGAAGAAGGGTGTTGACCTCTATGACGCAGTCCCCGCACTCATCACCAACCCGGCAGACGTGGATGAAACCGCCGGATCGCTGCACTGCGGAACCCTGCTGCTCCCGAAACTCATCAAGAAATACTGCGACGGAGCAAAGGACAAAAAGATTGCCGTAACTCTAAAGGGATGCGATGCAAAGGCGATGTATGAACTCGCCAAACGCAACCAGATAAACCTCGACAATGTCATAATGATCGGCCTCAACTGTGGCGGCTCCGTGAGCCCGGTTCAGGCACGAAAGATGATTGCAGAGAAATTTGAGACCGACCCCGACACCGTTATCAAAGAGGAGATTGACAAGGGCCAGTTCATCATCGTCACCGAAGACCACGAGCATAAGGGTATCAAAATTGATGACCTGGAAGAAGAGGGATACGGACGTCGCCCAAACTGCCAGCGCTGTAAGACAAAGATCCCGCGCCAGTGCGATCTTGCATGCGGAAACTGGGGAGTCATCGGAGATAAGGCGGGCAAAGCCACCTTTGTCGAAGTATGCAGTGATAAGGGTGCTGCCCTCCTCGATGCTGCTGCAAAAAACGGTGCCATCGAGACCTGTGAACCTGTCCCTCAAGGACTGGTCATCCGCGGAAAAGTGGAGAATGCCATGCTCAAACTCGGTGACAGATGCCGTGCAGAACAGTTCGAAAAACTGGGTGACAGTGAAGATCGTCTGAAATATATCATGGACAAGACGTCCCGTTGTATTAAATGCTACCAGTGCATTGAAAACTGCCCGATCTGCTACTGTGTTGAATGTTCGACAAAAAAGCCGCACCTCGTCATACCCGGTGAAGTGAATCCGCCCTTTATGTTCCACCTCATCCGGTTCAGTCACATCTCGGACTCATGCATCAACTGTGGACAGTGCGAAGAACTCTGTGCGATGGATATCCCGAATTCGCTCTTCATGCATTCCCTGCAGCTGGAGATGGAGAAGATGTTCGGGTTTGTTCCTGGCATCAACATGGACCTGCCCGTCCTCGCGCTCGTTGAAGAACCCACTGAACGCAGGCGTCTTTCAGACACCGGTGATGACCAGATATTCAATATCTTTTCATAATCCCTACTATTTTTGAATGAAAACAATGCCAAAAAAAAGTTCTGCACGCAACTTCGGCATTTTTTCAATCTCTCTCATATATCCCCACTTACCCCCACTTTTCGGATAAAACCTATGAATAATATCCCTGAATGCTTCACCGGAATTTATCACGGAGAAGATACTCCTCCGGATGGGTAGTATAACAGCAAATATCCGGACGATATATCAGTCCTTCTTTGAGAGTTCATTCATCCTTCGGGTATATGAACGCATAATATCCGTCGAGGTCACAAATCCCAGAAGGATATCAGGATTATCCCGGTCAACAACCGGGAGATGATGAAGGCTCTTCTCCATCATAATAGAAAGGGCCATTTCAAGAGTGGAATCCGGATAAATCGTATAGAGAGACGTATTCATCACGTCCTCAATTATCGGAACGGACTGCCCTTCCGGTTTCGCACTTCTGTGTGTAACAATACCCACAAGTTTCCCGTCTTCACAAACCGGAAATCCCGTGTGTTGCGTCTGATCCATTATGCTGACCATTTTTGCCCAGGAATCATCAGGTGAAAGACAGATCAGATCTTCCCTTTTTTTCATGGCACTCTCTGCGGAAATATCCTCCAGAATCTCAACCTGGTACTCTCCCCGGTGAGCCGGAGACTGTGCCTTTGTTCTCAATTGTTCGACAAAGATTGTTTTCTCTCCCGTAAGAACGTTTGAAACCGCAACAGCACCCATGGCAGGCACCAACAGGGAAAAGTCGTTGGTCATCTCGACAACCATAATCATCACTGAAATAGGAGAATTGGCAATTCCACCGAAAAGAGCGATCATACCCACGATAACAAATGCAGGAACGGATGCGAGCGGCACAATCTGGGGCACCAGACCATGAAGCGTCATTCCAAATGCTCCACCGGCAGCACCGCCAATGGCAAGCCCGGGGGCAAAGACACCTCCGCTGCCTCCTGAACCAATAGTAAATGATGTGGTGAGTATTTTGGTAAAAGGCAGCAGAAGAAGCACACTCAAAGGCAGCATATTGTACATGGCGAGCTGAAGAAATCCATACCCAGTGCCAAGGCTTCCAAGCGCCGTTATCATGGTTTGCGGTGAGATATAGGCAAGAGACACCACAAGTACAGCAATCAGAAATGCTCCGGCGACCGGTTTGAGATATTTCGGCAACCGGTATTTCTCAAAAACTTTGTTGAACGTTCGTTTCGTTCCATAAAAGGTCGAAATATACAATAACCCGACAAATGCACTGATTGCTCCCAGCACAAGGAAGAGGGGAATCTGTGCAATTTCCCACTGAATTCCCACCGCGCCAAAGACAGGGTCATATCCTTCAAAGAACCCAAATATCGAATATCCAATTATTGATGCCAGAAATGAAGGCATGATTGCTTCTGATTCAAAGTCACGCGTATAGAGAATCTCTGCGGCGAGTATCGCACCACCCAGTGGTGCTTTGAATATTGTACCGATACCGGCACCAATTCCTGTTGCAAGGGCAATTCTTCGTTCCCGGGGTGAAAGTTTTAGTGCATCAGCAGCAATCGAACCGAATCCCGCCGATATCTGTGCCGTAGGACCTTCTCTTCCGGCACTTCCACCAGTTGATATCGTGAGAATGGAGGCAACTGCCTTAACCAAAGGAACCCTCCAGCGTATCTTACCTTCACCGTGAAATGCCTTTATCGCCGCATCGGTACCGTGCCCTTCGGCTTCAGGAGCAAATTTATACACAAGGAGCCCGGAAAGAAAGGCTCCACCACATATTACCGGGAAAATCAACCAGAT
Above is a window of Methanogenium organophilum DNA encoding:
- a CDS encoding Coenzyme F420 hydrogenase/dehydrogenase, beta subunit C-terminal domain; translated protein: MSAKGDFVYAWASDAGMAERGECGGAVSTLLKYALESGMVDAVLAVKKGVDLYDAVPALITNPADVDETAGSLHCGTLLLPKLIKKYCDGAKDKKIAVTLKGCDAKAMYELAKRNQINLDNVIMIGLNCGGSVSPVQARKMIAEKFETDPDTVIKEEIDKGQFIIVTEDHEHKGIKIDDLEEEGYGRRPNCQRCKTKIPRQCDLACGNWGVIGDKAGKATFVEVCSDKGAALLDAAAKNGAIETCEPVPQGLVIRGKVENAMLKLGDRCRAEQFEKLGDSEDRLKYIMDKTSRCIKCYQCIENCPICYCVECSTKKPHLVIPGEVNPPFMFHLIRFSHISDSCINCGQCEELCAMDIPNSLFMHSLQLEMEKMFGFVPGINMDLPVLALVEEPTERRRLSDTGDDQIFNIFS
- a CDS encoding chloride channel protein; the protein is MSTVDNSSSFRKIMLIGIVVGIISGIGALLFFWGLKFGTHFVMDSLFGYHYPMEGQSIESISGWAPPALIWLIFPVICGGAFLSGLLVYKFAPEAEGHGTDAAIKAFHGEGKIRWRVPLVKAVASILTISTGGSAGREGPTAQISAGFGSIAADALKLSPRERRIALATGIGAGIGTIFKAPLGGAILAAEILYTRDFESEAIMPSFLASIIGYSIFGFFEGYDPVFGAVGIQWEIAQIPLFLVLGAISAFVGLLYISTFYGTKRTFNKVFEKYRLPKYLKPVAGAFLIAVLVVSLAYISPQTMITALGSLGTGYGFLQLAMYNMLPLSVLLLLPFTKILTTSFTIGSGGSGGVFAPGLAIGGAAGGAFGMTLHGLVPQIVPLASVPAFVIVGMIALFGGIANSPISVMIMVVEMTNDFSLLVPAMGAVAVSNVLTGEKTIFVEQLRTKAQSPAHRGEYQVEILEDISAESAMKKREDLICLSPDDSWAKMVSIMDQTQHTGFPVCEDGKLVGIVTHRSAKPEGQSVPIIEDVMNTSLYTIYPDSTLEMALSIMMEKSLHHLPVVDRDNPDILLGFVTSTDIMRSYTRRMNELSKKD